A genome region from Balneolaceae bacterium includes the following:
- a CDS encoding purine-nucleoside phosphorylase, which produces MPRETVEDFRRKRDEALEYIRQQTKMRPDYMLILGTGLGQLADEMEVAMSVTYDDIPHFPVSTVESHAGRLIFGKLGGKEIVAMQGRFHYYEGYTMQQIAFPVRVLKSLGCGTLMVSNACGGMNPNYRRGDIMLINDHINLLGDNPLIGPNDDELGPRFPDMSRPYTERLREIAENVALEKGIRMHEGVYVALSGPMLETRAEYRFLRQIGADVVGMSTVPEVIAAVHMNMEVLGMSVITDECFPDALEPVDIEDVLEAAGMAEPKMTQVIIGVLEKL; this is translated from the coding sequence ATGCCCCGAGAAACGGTAGAAGACTTCCGCCGCAAGCGCGACGAAGCCCTCGAATACATCCGGCAGCAGACCAAAATGCGCCCCGACTACATGCTCATACTGGGTACAGGACTGGGTCAGCTGGCCGACGAGATGGAGGTCGCCATGAGTGTCACCTACGACGACATCCCGCATTTCCCCGTCTCTACCGTCGAAAGTCACGCCGGACGCCTGATTTTCGGCAAACTGGGCGGCAAGGAGATCGTCGCCATGCAGGGACGCTTCCACTACTACGAGGGCTACACCATGCAGCAGATCGCCTTCCCCGTACGGGTGTTGAAATCGCTGGGTTGCGGCACCCTCATGGTCAGCAATGCCTGCGGCGGCATGAATCCCAATTACCGGCGCGGGGACATCATGCTGATCAACGACCACATCAACTTGCTGGGCGACAATCCCCTCATCGGTCCCAACGACGACGAGCTGGGTCCCCGCTTCCCCGACATGAGCCGCCCCTACACCGAGCGGCTGCGGGAAATCGCCGAAAACGTAGCCCTGGAGAAAGGCATTCGCATGCACGAAGGCGTTTACGTGGCGCTCAGCGGTCCTATGCTCGAAACCCGTGCGGAGTACCGTTTCCTGCGTCAGATCGGGGCCGACGTGGTGGGCATGAGCACCGTGCCCGAGGTGATTGCTGCCGTCCACATGAATATGGAGGTACTGGGCATGTCGGTCATCACCGACGAGTGCTTCCCCGACGCCCTGGAGCCGGTGGATATCGAGGACGTGCTGGAGGCCGCCGGCATGGCCGAGCCCAAGATGACGCAGGTCATCATCGGCGTGCTTGAAAAACTTTGA